The Listeria welshimeri serovar 6b str. SLCC5334 genome has a window encoding:
- the ndk gene encoding nucleoside-diphosphate kinase, protein MEQTYVMVKPDGVERGLIGEIVAKIEKKGIKLVAGKLIQIDRKLAEQHYAEHIGKPFFEDLIGFITSGPVFAMVLEGDDVIKIARRMMGKTNPLEADAGTIRAEYAVHTNRNVIHGSDSPESAKREIQLFFEPHEILSYEKAVDIWV, encoded by the coding sequence ATGGAACAAACTTATGTAATGGTTAAGCCGGATGGTGTGGAACGAGGACTTATTGGTGAAATTGTAGCTAAAATAGAGAAAAAAGGTATAAAATTAGTAGCTGGTAAATTAATACAAATTGACCGAAAACTAGCAGAACAGCATTACGCTGAACATATTGGTAAACCTTTTTTTGAAGATTTAATTGGATTTATTACTTCTGGTCCTGTGTTTGCGATGGTTTTAGAGGGCGATGATGTGATTAAAATAGCGCGCCGAATGATGGGTAAAACAAATCCATTAGAAGCAGATGCTGGAACAATTCGCGCGGAATATGCGGTACATACGAATAGAAATGTGATACATGGCTCTGACAGTCCTGAGAGTGCGAAACGAGAAATTCAGTTGTTTTTTGAACCACATGAAATTTTAAGTTATGAAAAGGCAGTAGATATTTGGGTTTGA
- a CDS encoding tyrosine-protein phosphatase has product MEITRKDKTVTLTWEKGEVSEGTMVFVSSQATLEANMKPVFIVTDDVNHYTYETKDVPIYFFLQTPNGDKLVISERILPLESVFNFRDMGGYESKNGQHVRWGKLYRSSNLVHISKEDTELLQKLHIKWICDLRSSSEVKAQPTPAIQGVLNKHIPIGTAKNEETTLPITNDQAIYEPLMGESYRVFVQSMEGFKEIFDEILKDAEAGVPFVFHCTAGKDRTGVLGALLLTLLDVPEKTIFDDYTLTNRYQDEILAEMGGIISLFANESEKIDLETFRPMAEARPAYLEIAFDEMRKQFGSVDKYLEEGIGITAEQKAAFQKLLLE; this is encoded by the coding sequence ATGGAAATCACGCGTAAAGATAAGACTGTAACATTAACATGGGAAAAGGGAGAAGTCAGCGAAGGAACAATGGTTTTTGTCAGCAGTCAAGCTACCTTAGAAGCAAATATGAAACCTGTTTTCATCGTAACAGATGATGTCAATCACTATACTTATGAAACAAAAGATGTACCTATTTATTTCTTTTTACAGACTCCAAATGGGGATAAATTAGTGATTTCAGAACGGATTTTACCATTAGAAAGTGTATTTAATTTTCGTGATATGGGTGGATACGAATCTAAAAATGGTCAACATGTTCGCTGGGGGAAGCTATATCGATCTTCTAATTTAGTGCATATAAGTAAAGAAGACACAGAATTGCTTCAAAAATTACATATTAAATGGATTTGTGATTTGCGTAGTAGTTCGGAAGTGAAAGCTCAGCCAACGCCAGCCATTCAAGGCGTACTTAATAAACATATTCCTATTGGTACAGCGAAAAACGAGGAAACTACTCTACCTATAACAAATGATCAAGCAATTTATGAACCCTTAATGGGAGAAAGCTATCGTGTTTTTGTTCAATCTATGGAAGGGTTTAAAGAGATTTTTGATGAAATCTTAAAAGATGCTGAAGCCGGAGTGCCTTTTGTGTTTCACTGCACAGCCGGGAAGGACCGTACAGGCGTTTTAGGAGCATTATTACTAACATTACTAGATGTGCCTGAAAAAACGATTTTCGACGACTATACCCTTACTAATCGCTATCAGGATGAAATCTTGGCCGAAATGGGTGGGATTATTTCATTATTCGCAAATGAATCTGAAAAAATCGACTTGGAAACATTCCGCCCAATGGCAGAAGCGCGTCCAGCATATTTAGAAATTGCCTTTGATGAAATGAGAAAACAATTTGGTTCAGTCGATAAATATTTAGAAGAAGGAATCGGAATTACTGCAGAACAAAAAGCTGCTTTTCAAAAGTTATTGTTAGAATGA
- the hisC gene encoding histidinol-phosphate transaminase, whose protein sequence is MKWKKSLTGLSSYKPGKREEEVMAELGLTEITKLSSNENPLGTSPKVAAMQANSCVETEIYPDGWASSLRKEVAAFYQLEEEELIFTAGVDELIELLTRVLLDNTTNTVMATPTFVQYRQNALIEGAEVKEIPLLADGEHNLEGMLDAIDEKTTIVWICNPNNPTGNYIELADIQAFLDKVPSDVLVVLDEAYIEYVTPQPEKHEKLIRTYKNVIITRTFSKIYGLASARVGYGIADKEIINQLNIVRPPFNTTSIGQKLAIEAIKDQAFIEACRTSNANGIKQYEAFAKRFEQVKLYPANGNFVLIDLGIEAGTIFSYLEKNGYITRSGAALGFPTAVRITIGKEEENSAVIALLEKLL, encoded by the coding sequence ATGAAATGGAAAAAATCACTTACAGGTCTGTCTTCTTATAAACCTGGGAAACGCGAAGAAGAAGTAATGGCAGAACTTGGTTTGACGGAAATCACGAAACTATCCTCCAATGAAAACCCGCTTGGAACTTCTCCAAAAGTGGCGGCTATGCAAGCAAATTCATGTGTGGAAACAGAAATTTATCCAGATGGTTGGGCTTCAAGTTTGCGTAAAGAAGTAGCTGCTTTTTATCAGTTGGAAGAAGAAGAATTAATTTTTACTGCTGGTGTGGATGAATTGATTGAATTATTAACAAGAGTACTGCTAGATAATACGACTAATACGGTCATGGCAACACCAACATTTGTACAATACCGTCAAAATGCTCTCATTGAAGGTGCGGAAGTAAAAGAAATCCCACTTCTTGCAGATGGAGAACATAATTTAGAAGGTATGCTTGATGCGATAGATGAAAAAACAACGATTGTCTGGATTTGTAATCCAAATAATCCAACAGGAAATTATATTGAATTAGCAGATATTCAGGCGTTTTTAGACAAAGTGCCAAGCGATGTCCTTGTGGTCTTGGATGAAGCGTATATTGAATATGTAACGCCACAACCTGAAAAACATGAAAAACTAATTCGCACTTATAAAAATGTGATTATTACTCGAACTTTTAGCAAGATTTATGGTTTGGCAAGTGCACGCGTTGGTTATGGTATCGCGGATAAAGAAATTATCAACCAGCTTAATATTGTCCGTCCACCTTTTAATACAACAAGTATAGGTCAAAAATTAGCCATAGAAGCAATAAAAGATCAAGCTTTTATTGAAGCATGTAGGACGTCCAATGCAAATGGAATTAAACAATACGAAGCATTCGCTAAACGTTTTGAACAAGTGAAACTGTATCCGGCGAATGGGAACTTTGTTTTAATAGATTTAGGAATTGAAGCAGGAACTATTTTTAGCTATTTAGAAAAAAATGGCTATATCACACGTTCCGGGGCAGCACTTGGTTTTCCAACAGCGGTTCGAATTACTATCGGAAAAGAAGAAGAAAATAGTGCGGTCATTGCACTTTTAGAAAAATTATTGTAA
- a CDS encoding HU family DNA-binding protein has product MANKTDLVNSVAELADLSKKDAAKAVEAVFETIQTSLSKGEKVQLIGFGNFEVRERAARKGRNPRTKEEIDIPASKVPAFKPGKALKEAVK; this is encoded by the coding sequence ATGGCAAATAAAACTGATTTAGTAAACAGTGTTGCTGAATTAGCTGATCTTTCTAAAAAAGACGCAGCGAAAGCAGTTGAAGCTGTATTCGAAACTATTCAAACTTCTTTATCTAAAGGTGAAAAAGTTCAATTAATCGGATTTGGTAACTTTGAAGTACGTGAACGTGCTGCCCGTAAAGGTCGTAACCCTCGTACGAAAGAAGAAATCGACATCCCTGCAAGTAAAGTACCAGCGTTCAAACCTGGTAAAGCGCTTAAAGAAGCTGTTAAATAA
- the aroC gene encoding chorismate synthase, with protein sequence MRYLTAGESHGPGLTTIIEGLPAGMPLLAEDVNKELKRRQGGHGRGARMRIEKDQVQITAGIRHGKTLGAPVAMFVENKDWKHWETVMSIEPVPEKNEKSRRVSRPRPGHADLVGGMKYGHNDMRNVLERSSARETTVRVAAGAIAKKLLHELGIEVAGHVLEIGGTRANLTRDFSVSEIKETSEASPVRCLDEVAEKEMMQKIDDAKKNGDTIGGIVEVVVGGVPAGLGSYVQWDKKLDAKIARAIVSINAFKGAEFGVGFEAARKPGSEVMDEILWSKEDGYTRRTNNLGGFEGGMTNGMPIVVRGVMKPIPTLYKPLQSVDIDSKETFNASVERSDSCAVPAASVVAEAVVAWEVAVAVLEKFDGDRFDTLKKHVEEHRNLTKEF encoded by the coding sequence ATGAGATACTTAACGGCAGGAGAATCACATGGGCCAGGACTTACAACTATTATTGAAGGTTTACCAGCAGGAATGCCCTTACTTGCAGAAGATGTTAATAAAGAATTAAAAAGAAGACAAGGCGGACATGGTCGTGGTGCTCGTATGCGAATTGAAAAAGACCAAGTGCAAATCACAGCAGGAATTCGCCATGGTAAGACACTCGGCGCACCTGTAGCGATGTTTGTTGAAAATAAAGACTGGAAACATTGGGAAACGGTTATGAGTATTGAACCAGTTCCAGAAAAAAATGAAAAATCTCGTCGTGTATCTCGCCCGCGTCCAGGACATGCGGATTTAGTTGGAGGCATGAAATATGGCCATAACGATATGCGTAATGTTTTGGAACGTTCTAGTGCGCGTGAAACAACTGTCCGTGTAGCAGCAGGTGCAATAGCGAAAAAACTATTACATGAACTTGGTATTGAAGTTGCAGGTCATGTACTTGAAATTGGTGGTACTCGTGCAAATTTAACACGTGATTTTTCAGTTTCAGAAATAAAAGAAACGTCCGAAGCCTCTCCAGTACGTTGTTTAGATGAGGTAGCTGAAAAAGAAATGATGCAAAAAATTGATGATGCCAAGAAAAATGGCGATACCATTGGTGGAATCGTTGAAGTTGTAGTTGGCGGCGTACCAGCAGGACTTGGTAGCTATGTTCAATGGGACAAAAAATTAGATGCGAAAATTGCTCGTGCGATTGTAAGTATCAACGCATTTAAAGGTGCTGAATTCGGTGTCGGTTTTGAAGCTGCTAGAAAACCAGGTAGCGAAGTAATGGATGAAATTTTATGGAGTAAAGAAGATGGTTATACAAGACGCACAAATAATCTTGGAGGATTTGAAGGCGGAATGACAAATGGTATGCCAATCGTTGTTCGTGGAGTAATGAAGCCGATCCCAACATTATACAAACCACTTCAAAGTGTGGATATTGATTCTAAAGAAACATTTAATGCAAGTGTGGAACGTTCGGATAGTTGCGCGGTACCTGCTGCAAGCGTGGTAGCTGAAGCTGTTGTTGCTTGGGAAGTAGCTGTTGCTGTTTTAGAAAAATTTGATGGCGATCGTTTTGATACGCTTAAAAAACATGTGGAGGAACACCGAAACTTAACGAAGGAGTTTTAA
- a CDS encoding prephenate dehydrogenase gives MKGTVVIVGLGLIGGSIALAIKAKHPEAHIIGIDVSYHSLEVGKSLGVIDEIGESILIDGPKADLLIFCCPVKETEQLLTRLPGLRLKKGVIVTDTGSTKGTIMEASTALRKSGMTFIGGHPMAGSHKSGVRAAKELLFENAYYLLTPTKDVAEDKVAKLKNWLSGTNAKFLVLSPKEHDEITGMLSHLPHIVAAALVNQTQSFTEEHPAAFRLAAGGFRDITRVASSDPRMWTDISISNQKTLTKQLTIWRDSINQALKMLESEDARAIYAFFDGAKEFRDSLPVHQGGAIPSFYDLFVDVPDYPGVISEVTRYLGEEEISLTNIKILETREDIFGVLQITFQSDEDRDRAKRCIETRSNYTCHYE, from the coding sequence ATGAAAGGGACGGTAGTTATTGTTGGGCTTGGGTTAATTGGCGGTTCTATTGCCCTTGCGATTAAAGCCAAACATCCAGAAGCACATATCATCGGAATTGACGTTTCTTATCATTCCTTAGAAGTTGGAAAGTCTCTCGGCGTTATTGATGAAATTGGCGAAAGTATTTTAATAGATGGCCCAAAAGCGGATTTACTTATTTTCTGTTGTCCGGTAAAAGAAACAGAACAGTTATTAACACGCTTACCTGGACTGCGTCTAAAGAAAGGTGTCATTGTAACAGATACCGGAAGTACAAAAGGTACTATTATGGAAGCATCCACCGCACTCAGGAAAAGTGGCATGACATTCATCGGCGGTCATCCAATGGCCGGTTCGCATAAAAGTGGCGTTCGAGCTGCGAAGGAACTATTGTTTGAAAATGCTTATTATTTGTTAACGCCAACGAAAGATGTAGCAGAAGACAAAGTGGCTAAACTAAAAAATTGGCTATCTGGAACGAATGCTAAATTCTTAGTGTTATCACCAAAGGAACATGATGAAATTACTGGTATGCTGAGCCACTTGCCTCATATTGTTGCAGCAGCTTTAGTTAATCAGACACAAAGTTTTACAGAAGAACATCCTGCTGCTTTTCGACTTGCAGCAGGTGGATTTCGTGACATTACGCGGGTTGCTTCTTCAGATCCAAGAATGTGGACGGACATTTCTATCAGTAACCAAAAAACGTTAACAAAACAGCTGACGATTTGGCGAGATAGTATAAACCAAGCACTTAAGATGCTTGAAAGTGAAGATGCTCGTGCGATTTATGCCTTTTTTGACGGAGCAAAAGAATTTCGAGATTCCTTGCCAGTTCATCAAGGCGGCGCAATTCCATCTTTTTACGATTTATTTGTCGATGTACCAGATTATCCAGGTGTTATTTCTGAGGTAACTAGATATTTGGGCGAAGAAGAAATTAGTTTAACGAACATCAAGATTTTGGAAACACGCGAAGATATTTTTGGTGTGTTACAAATTACTTTCCAATCAGATGAAGATAGGGATAGGGCAAAACGTTGCATTGAAACTAGAAGTAACTATACATGCCATTATGAATAG
- a CDS encoding heptaprenyl diphosphate synthase component 1, translating into MTYQAKEAGLKEVEQLVHEQAVYQYLQENNEGGQMDKDQMLFLHEAISGSDLTDAAAHRVVSATLYMILAHDTHEKIDEPDDIIQLTRKEQELTVLAGDFYSALYYRTLAELEMIPLLRALQSGVQETNTAKTNIYQLHVATDEEYLTQLTMTNAAIFTKFAKYFMKDQTFIELGCQFFLLKRLQKELTTYREIGASRLKRAYDHGYFAKEAVTNFESWLVAIIRDVKSEVERLNNESETLSNILEKRIIKVIND; encoded by the coding sequence ATGACTTATCAGGCAAAAGAGGCTGGGCTAAAGGAAGTGGAGCAGTTGGTACATGAGCAAGCAGTCTATCAATATTTACAAGAGAATAATGAAGGCGGGCAAATGGATAAAGATCAAATGCTATTTCTTCATGAAGCGATTTCAGGCTCTGATTTGACTGATGCTGCAGCACATCGAGTAGTGAGTGCAACACTGTACATGATTTTAGCACATGATACGCATGAAAAAATTGATGAACCAGACGATATTATACAATTAACTCGTAAAGAACAAGAATTAACAGTTCTTGCTGGGGACTTTTATAGTGCACTGTATTACCGGACGCTAGCTGAATTAGAAATGATTCCATTGCTCCGCGCTTTACAAAGTGGTGTACAAGAAACAAATACAGCAAAAACGAACATTTACCAATTACATGTAGCAACAGATGAAGAATATCTTACACAACTCACTATGACAAATGCGGCAATCTTTACTAAGTTTGCGAAGTACTTCATGAAAGATCAAACATTTATCGAATTAGGTTGTCAATTTTTCTTACTTAAAAGATTACAAAAGGAACTAACAACTTACCGGGAAATTGGTGCGTCTAGGTTGAAGCGCGCCTACGATCATGGTTACTTTGCGAAAGAAGCTGTAACTAATTTTGAAAGCTGGTTAGTTGCTATTATTCGTGATGTAAAAAGTGAAGTGGAAAGATTAAATAATGAGTCTGAAACGCTTTCTAATATATTGGAAAAAAGAATCATCAAAGTTATTAATGACTGA
- the folE gene encoding GTP cyclohydrolase I FolE: protein MEQIDKQKIADAVKVILEAVGENPEREGLIDTPMRVARMYEEVFSGLKKDPSIHFDTIFAEQHEELVLVKDIRFSSMCEHHLVPFFGVAHVAYLPQNGRVAGLSKLARVVDDVSKRPQLQERITTTVAEIMMDKLKPLGVMVIMEAEHMCMTIRGVNKPGTKTITSAVRGAFKNDDKLRSEVLALIKHN from the coding sequence ATGGAGCAAATAGATAAACAAAAGATTGCTGATGCGGTAAAAGTTATTTTAGAAGCAGTGGGAGAAAATCCAGAACGCGAAGGATTAATTGATACGCCCATGCGTGTAGCTCGTATGTATGAAGAAGTTTTTTCAGGGTTAAAAAAAGATCCTTCTATTCATTTTGATACTATTTTTGCAGAGCAACACGAAGAATTAGTACTTGTAAAAGATATTCGTTTTTCTTCTATGTGTGAACATCACCTTGTGCCTTTTTTTGGGGTAGCTCACGTGGCTTACTTGCCTCAAAACGGACGAGTTGCTGGACTTAGTAAACTTGCTCGAGTAGTGGATGATGTGAGCAAACGACCACAGCTTCAAGAGCGTATAACAACAACTGTTGCAGAAATTATGATGGATAAGTTAAAACCCCTCGGAGTCATGGTAATAATGGAAGCTGAACATATGTGTATGACTATCCGCGGTGTTAATAAACCTGGAACAAAAACAATAACGAGTGCAGTTAGAGGCGCTTTTAAAAACGATGATAAGCTGAGAAGTGAAGTTTTAGCTTTAATAAAGCATAATTAA
- the menG gene encoding demethylmenaquinone methyltransferase, whose amino-acid sequence MTETKEEKVHKVFEKISPSYDRMNSVISFKLHVKWRKETMKLMRVQKGTNVLDVCCGTADWSIMMAEEIGPEGHVTGLDFSENMLKVGREKVKEADLHNVELIHGNAMELPFPDNSFDYVTIGFGLRNVPDYMQVLREMYRVLKPGGQLACIDTSQPNIPGWKQVFNAYFRYVMPVFGKFFAKSYKEYSWLQESTREFPGMSKLAEMFQDAGFSYVRYISHSGGASATHFGFKKKE is encoded by the coding sequence ATGACGGAAACTAAAGAAGAAAAAGTACATAAAGTATTTGAGAAAATTTCGCCAAGTTATGACCGAATGAATAGTGTTATTAGTTTTAAACTACATGTGAAATGGCGCAAAGAAACAATGAAACTAATGCGTGTTCAAAAAGGGACGAATGTGCTTGATGTTTGTTGTGGAACGGCAGATTGGTCCATCATGATGGCTGAAGAAATTGGTCCAGAAGGTCATGTAACAGGACTTGATTTTAGTGAAAATATGCTGAAAGTCGGCCGTGAAAAAGTGAAAGAAGCAGATTTGCATAATGTAGAACTTATTCACGGGAATGCAATGGAGTTACCTTTTCCAGACAATAGTTTTGATTATGTAACAATTGGATTTGGACTTAGAAATGTACCAGATTATATGCAAGTGCTGCGTGAAATGTATCGTGTGTTAAAACCGGGCGGACAGCTTGCGTGTATCGATACATCGCAACCAAATATTCCTGGTTGGAAACAAGTTTTTAATGCTTATTTCCGTTATGTAATGCCTGTATTTGGGAAGTTTTTTGCAAAAAGTTATAAAGAATATAGCTGGTTACAAGAATCAACACGAGAATTTCCAGGGATGTCAAAACTTGCGGAAATGTTTCAAGATGCCGGATTTTCATACGTAAGATATATTTCACACAGTGGCGGCGCAAGTGCAACTCACTTTGGATTTAAAAAGAAGGAATAA
- the aroH gene encoding chorismate mutase, with protein MRAIRGATTIENNTPEEIYAATKELFEEILTQNEIGKSEQLTSVIITVTEDIFAAFPAKAVRETAGFEYVPVMGMQEIPVPNSLPMCIRFMVFTDLHKPLEAINHVYLRKAKVLRPDLVKEEDA; from the coding sequence TTGAGAGCAATTCGCGGGGCAACGACAATAGAAAATAATACACCAGAAGAAATTTATGCAGCAACGAAGGAATTATTTGAAGAAATTTTAACTCAGAATGAAATTGGAAAGAGTGAGCAACTGACATCGGTTATTATTACGGTGACAGAAGATATTTTTGCTGCTTTTCCAGCGAAAGCAGTGCGCGAAACAGCTGGTTTTGAATATGTTCCTGTAATGGGAATGCAAGAGATTCCGGTACCAAATTCGCTTCCAATGTGTATTCGCTTCATGGTATTCACAGATTTACATAAGCCACTTGAAGCAATCAATCATGTCTATTTACGAAAAGCAAAAGTATTACGCCCAGATTTAGTGAAAGAGGAGGATGCGTAA
- the aroB gene encoding 3-dehydroquinate synthase, which produces MPEITVRAKSKTYPVYINEFALDDVRGKWTESLAKYSHVFVLTDGHVAELHKSKLDEILTDLPVVTYYVAPNGEEAKTFRVYEDVMTKMIESGLDRKAVLIAFGGGVIGDLGGFVASTYMRGIPFYQVPTTVLAHDSAVGGKVAINHPLGKNMIGNFYQPEAVIYDTQFFATLPEREMRSGFAEMIKHALISDYTLLRALMDTFTEPKDFYTKDLTPFLQRGIEIKANIVAQDETEQGVRAYLNFGHTFGHALEAYGNFSKWLHGEAITYGMIYALTMSETIYGLDFNLAEFKTWLRNLGYDTTFDVTVPFSNILENMRHDKKTTFNEISMVLLKEIGKPVIFKAEDELIFETYKRVMRNGEDAF; this is translated from the coding sequence ATGCCAGAAATTACAGTCCGTGCCAAAAGTAAAACATACCCAGTATATATTAATGAATTCGCCTTAGATGATGTCCGAGGAAAATGGACAGAGAGTCTAGCTAAGTATTCACACGTGTTTGTCTTAACGGATGGACACGTGGCGGAACTGCATAAGTCAAAACTTGACGAGATTCTTACTGATTTACCTGTAGTTACTTATTATGTAGCGCCAAATGGGGAAGAAGCAAAAACCTTCCGTGTTTATGAAGATGTGATGACAAAAATGATTGAATCAGGACTTGATCGTAAAGCTGTTTTAATTGCTTTTGGTGGCGGCGTTATTGGGGATTTAGGTGGATTTGTGGCTTCTACTTATATGAGAGGGATTCCATTTTATCAGGTACCTACAACAGTTCTTGCGCATGATAGTGCGGTTGGTGGTAAGGTCGCGATTAATCATCCGCTTGGTAAGAACATGATTGGAAATTTTTATCAACCGGAAGCCGTTATTTATGATACGCAGTTTTTTGCTACTTTGCCAGAACGGGAAATGCGTTCTGGTTTTGCGGAAATGATTAAACATGCACTTATTAGTGATTATACATTGCTGCGTGCTTTGATGGACACTTTTACAGAGCCAAAAGACTTTTATACGAAGGACTTGACTCCATTTTTACAGCGTGGAATTGAAATCAAAGCGAATATTGTAGCTCAAGATGAAACAGAGCAAGGTGTGCGCGCGTATTTGAATTTCGGTCACACGTTTGGCCATGCATTAGAAGCTTATGGTAACTTTAGCAAATGGCTTCATGGTGAGGCGATTACCTACGGGATGATTTACGCGTTAACGATGAGTGAGACGATTTACGGACTGGATTTCAACTTAGCAGAATTTAAAACTTGGTTAAGAAATCTCGGTTATGATACGACTTTTGATGTGACAGTTCCTTTTAGCAATATACTGGAAAATATGCGTCATGATAAAAAAACAACTTTTAATGAAATAAGTATGGTTTTACTTAAAGAAATTGGGAAACCAGTCATTTTCAAAGCGGAAGACGAGTTGATTTTTGAAACATACAAACGGGTAATGAGAAATGGAGAGGATGCATTTTGA
- the hepT gene encoding heptaprenyl diphosphate synthase component II — MKLNFLYANMQKDIDLVEKELKKALSGAAAETTSDTALHLLEAGGKRIRPMFVCLSARLSPDADFGAVKNASVAIELIHMASIVHDDVVDDADLRRGRETIKSKWGNHIAMYTGDFLFAKSLEYMTEIKDVAAHKMLSHVTVELSTGEIEQLKDKYNFDQSVRNYLRRIKRKTALLIAASCGLGGIVSGQSEADYQKLYRFGYYVGMAFQITDDVLDFVGSEKELGKPAGEDLRQGNVTLPVFFAMEDPFLKKRICQVTEETPAEEIAALVEEVKKSGAKKAEDIATAYLKKAVGMLDSLPQVPELKPLKQIVRVLDKRNY; from the coding sequence ATGAAACTTAACTTTTTATATGCAAATATGCAAAAAGACATTGACTTAGTGGAAAAAGAACTAAAAAAAGCTCTTTCTGGTGCAGCTGCTGAAACAACATCTGATACAGCGCTTCATTTGTTAGAAGCTGGAGGAAAACGAATTAGACCAATGTTCGTTTGTCTGTCTGCGAGACTTTCGCCTGATGCGGATTTCGGGGCAGTGAAAAATGCGAGTGTTGCGATTGAATTAATTCATATGGCATCTATTGTTCATGATGATGTAGTAGATGATGCGGATTTGCGGCGTGGGCGTGAAACAATCAAGTCAAAATGGGGTAACCATATTGCGATGTATACTGGCGACTTTTTATTTGCGAAGTCTTTAGAATATATGACAGAAATTAAAGATGTTGCCGCACACAAAATGTTATCGCATGTGACTGTGGAACTTTCTACCGGCGAAATCGAACAATTAAAAGATAAATATAATTTTGATCAAAGTGTGCGTAATTATTTACGGCGCATTAAACGAAAAACTGCTTTACTAATCGCAGCTAGTTGTGGACTTGGTGGTATTGTTTCTGGTCAAAGTGAAGCGGATTATCAGAAGTTATATCGTTTTGGTTATTATGTTGGTATGGCGTTTCAAATTACGGATGATGTACTTGATTTTGTTGGCTCAGAAAAAGAACTCGGTAAACCAGCTGGAGAAGATTTAAGACAAGGGAATGTGACGTTGCCAGTATTTTTTGCAATGGAAGATCCTTTTCTAAAAAAACGAATCTGCCAGGTAACAGAGGAAACGCCAGCAGAAGAAATTGCCGCTTTAGTAGAAGAAGTGAAAAAATCAGGAGCAAAAAAAGCAGAAGATATCGCGACAGCTTACTTAAAAAAAGCCGTAGGAATGCTCGATTCTTTACCGCAAGTTCCTGAATTAAAGCCGCTGAAGCAAATCGTTCGTGTTTTAGATAAAAGAAATTATTAA